The Micromonospora violae DNA segment CGTGCCCGGCACCGTCCAGTGTCGACGCCTCGGTCACCACCACCGCGGCCTCCAGCCGACTCGCCCCGGCCGCCACGGCCGAGGCGACCGCCAACTGCAACGCGGTGAGCGTCAGCGACGGCAGCGCGACATTCGCCGCCGCGTACGTCCGGCCGTCCTGGTCACGGACCGCGGCGCCCTCCACAGCGCCGACGCGCGCGCGGGCTCCCCGGGCCAGGACGACGAGCTTGCCGTCCTCGGCGCTCAACGCGCC contains these protein-coding regions:
- a CDS encoding cytidine deaminase, whose translation is MPDTPAAPAARPTPTASGALSAEDGKLVVLARGARARVGAVEGAAVRDQDGRTYAAANVALPSLTLTALQLAVASAVAAGASRLEAAVVVTEASTLDGAGHAAVRDLAADAPVHVAAPDGTVLGTVTQ